The nucleotide sequence CTGCCTGTTTTCGGGAAAAAGAACTGCGACGCTCGATCAATTTGTTGATAACAGCAGTGTCGTCCTTGATTTCTACAGCCACCCAATCTCCCACGGTGGGATAATCTGATGAGTTTACAGCGGTGTACATAAAATGCCCGGACACTTGACCTTTATAACTACCAGTTTCAGTTACCACTTGGTAAATGTGTTTTGACTCTTTTATAATTCTACCAGGAACAATTCCCTCATAGACATTCAAAGCAAATTTTTCTTTAAAGTAACGATTCCAACCCCATTTATCTAAGTTCATTATGAGCTCCTACGATTGATGAACTGATAATACTATTCAGTGTTCCTTCCACAGGGAAAGGCAACATCGTGATAGCTTGTACTGCTAACGTAAGTAGTAAGACTTCGTTGTCATCACCAGCAATTCTGGTGGGGCGTATAAAGCCACACTTCTCACATCTGTGAATCAATGACCATTCTTTATTGCTTTTAACCCATATAGAGATGGGTTTCATTAATCCTCTACAACCAGAACGTCTATCTCCCGGTTTCATATCCATATGACGGCTATAGAGACAGTAAGGACAATGATTTCTATGCTCACTACCAAATTCAATGGGACTTACAGTTTGACCGCATTTCTGGCATATAAATGTTTGAGTATAATTAATGTTTGATTTGTCGTATCTGGACAAAGATCTATCTCCTCATTTTTTTGTTTTGAGCAGATGTTGATGTCCTGTTAGAATAATTTAAGACTAGTTTGAATTTTCTTTAATTAGTTAGAATTAAGTTAATAATCCTTAAAACAGGACACCCTTCATTACAATAAGCTTCATAAGACCTCCTTACGTTTACGCTGATTCTCTTTAACTAATAGTAACATTAACTTTTTTGCTTATCAAGTAATTACTGTTATATTCATTAATAGAGTTTTATGGAGTAATATTTTAGGACAAGCTTAAACTATTCAAAATAGAAATAATATTGATAGGAAAGATAATGGAAAAGAAATCTACTTTTATTACAGTCATATCATGGTTTTACATAGTTGCAGCTTCTCTTGGTACAATCACTAATCTTCTGCAACTTATATTAGCATTATCTTTCACTAATAATGAGGCAATGAATTTACCAGGGGGAATGCCTTCTTTCCGTTTTTTAAATTATAACATAAACTTTTTATCAGCTTTAAAGCTATGTTTGGTCTATATATATTCATCGGTCTAAGCGCAATTTTGTTATTGCTGAGAAAGAATTTCGGTCGAATTATGATTTCTATAATCAATGTACTTTTTATTATTTTTATTACTATACAAAATATGGTAGTTAAATCCCAGTTTACAGATACTTTTACTAATAATGATAGCTTTTTAATACAATAATGTTAATTATGAGTGTTATATTCATTATTGCTCTTCTATCTATTACCTATATGATAAATAGGAAAGCTGTAAGGAATGAATTCTAAGAAGCCTAACACGCCTAATTATACTTAAGGATTTGATTTAATATGATGAAATTGGCTATGACCCTTTATATAAAAAATACCATCATTGAAAAGTATGGTGTATTTTGGTACTTATATGTCACTCAACATAAACCAAGTACAACAGAGGTTTAAACACATGAAAACAAAATTTTCACATGTCAATATTAAAGGGAATATCATTGCAATCCAGAAATGGGGATGAGTAAGAACAATGAAATATTTGAAAAAAACACTAATAATCCTTTCTTTATTTTCTATATCATTAACAAGCTGTCTATCATATTCAGAACCGGAATTCTTTGATGAAAAAAGAGATAGTCCCATCAATTATACAGAATTGGATCTAAAGTACATTCCTTCTAAAGACTCATATAGTCTTTCAGAAGAGGAAAAGGCAATTATTAAAGCCACAGCCTACTCTGATGGAACAAAGCAAATTATCTATAACGAACTATCGCAGTATCTTAATGTGGATATAATGGATAAGTTTTCAGATCTTACTAATTATATACCTAAGGACCTTCTGATAACTTTTGCTGCCTACAAGAACACTACATTTACAGTTGATAGTAAAACCAGTTATATCAACGATAACATTACATGGTATGATGAAGCAGAAGCTGCTTATATTTCGCTTTTCAATGAAATGCCCAAAAGTAAATTAGATTTTAAGTTTTATTATGAAGGTTATACTTTTACAGATTATTCACCAATTGTATTCAATGAAGACAAAGATGAAGCACTTGTAGCAGCTTCTTATGACATGCTACCAGGGGGATATACTCTATTGTATTATTTAAAACTCATGGATGGAGCTTGGACTATCAATCAAGCTATAATAACATCCTATTATTGGTAAGTCTTGTAACTGTGATGCTATAGTTTTAAGAGTACTTAATATCACAATAGTTATCTAATTAGTAGATTCAGTGGCTGGATGGAATGATGGTTAATTTTACGATTATACAGTGTGAGGTACCATTGATTTTCTTCATCAACTTGATATTGAAATATTATTCAAACTAATGAGATCTGTGTTAAAATTGTTACTCAGTATTGGAGAGAATATGAAATTAAAGTTATCTATCTTTCTTTTAGGATCCTTAATAATGTCTTGCAGTTCAACAAATAATATGGATTCAAATCCCATCGTCAAGAATCCTGACTCTCCCCGTATTGGAGCAGGAAGTAGAATCTATGAACCCCAATCAGAATGGGAACAAGCGGTATATGATGAATCAACATTTGATGTGTGGCCAGATGATGTTCGTGATAGTATTGAGACCTTCAAGGATACATCAGTAGCTTGGGCTGGAGTTGTTGAGAAATATTTTATTGATGAACAAGAAGAATATATCGTTCTTAATTTCTATGCGAAGCATCATTACTATGATTGGATTGAAGACTTTGGTCCTGAAAATAAACCTATAAAGCTATCTCCCTCAGGCGAAGGATATTTCCTCAGTTATTTTCTTTTTAAGAAAGGTACTGATATGGATGAGATGACAGCAGGTCTTATAGGAGACTGTATCATATCCTATGGAAAACCAGCTCATATAGAAGAAGACGGAACAATTCAACTGGAATCAGATTACGTCAGACTAATACCGAAGAATTTCGTTTCTATCTGGTTCAACTATGGTAGAGAAGGATTTGGTGGAGCTATTCTTAAATAGAACTAATGATAATCTTGATAACAGGTGCTAGCAGCACAGGGAAAACACTTTTATCTCAAAAGATCTTGGAACGATTTTCTTATACCTATTATTCTGTAGATCATATCAAGATGGGACTTATTAGAGGTGATTTGAACTGTGGATTTGATATTAGTTATGATGACTTTAGTATTGCCCAGTTGATGGGGCCAACCATTGAAGGCCTTATTCGAACGGCCCTTGAAAATCATCAACAGCTTGCCCTGGAATCCTGTTATTTCAATGTTCAGTCCATTAAGAGATTACAAAATCAATATCCCCAGGAAATATTATGTATAAGCCTTGTTATGAGTCAATATTATTGTACAAAACATTTTACTGATCGTGTTTTAAAATATCGTAGCATCATCGAAAAGAGGATCTATGAAGAAGATCGCACAGTAGAAGAATTTATCAAAGAAAATGAGGATATGAAAAAATTTGCCATAGAGAATGGCTTTCATGTTTTTGAAGTAGATAAGGATTATGATTTAACAATAGAAAATATACTGGATTTTATTAAAGAGAAGATTGGAAAAGCGTAACGAATGAAAATTACCACAATGACAATGAATGACTATCCTGCTGCCTATCAAATTTGGACACAAGCCGAAGGTGTAGGATTAAGAACTTTAGATGATTCAGAAGCAGGAATACAGAAGTTCTTAGAGAGAAACCCTAATACTAATTTTGTTTGTAAAGTTGAAGATAATCTCGTAGGAACAATACTTTGTGGCCATGATGGTAGAAGAGCATACATATATCACGCCTTAGTAGCCGAAGAATATCGTAGCAGAGGAATTGGGCGAAATCTAGTTAATAAACTAATCCAGGCATTAAAGGAGGAAGGCATTACAAAAGTCGGTCTCGTTGTTTACACCAATAATAATCAGGGTAACTTATTCTGGGAAAAACTTGGTTTCGATCAAAGAGAAGATCTTTATTATCGGAATAAAGTGATTAATCAAAATAACAAGTGATATTTAAGCATATATATGGAACAAGTCTACATTTATACACTACCCAATAAATGGACAGCCCTATTTTCCTTTAAAGGAGAATTCAATCAAGGCTGTTAAAAGAACTATATTTCGAATTGTAGGAGAAATAAAATGTCTAAAAAAGTAAAATTTTGTATAATACTAATTATTCAAACATTAACATTCACTAGCTGTATAACAAATGGAACTAACCCAAAGTACAAACTTTCAGAGGAACTACAGATTTCTAAAATCAAGAAAGATACTTATCTTGTAACTCATAGTTATCCATGGCCTGCTAATTCATTACTCGTCCTTATGAATTCGAAGTATATTCTCTGGATTGATACACCCTATACACCCGAAGCAACAGCACAAGTCTTGAAATGGATAGATGAGGAGATAGGCTCAGGTTATTCCCTTGTTGAGATCAATACAGGATTTCACATTGATAATTTAGGTGGGAACCAAGAATTAATAAAAAGGAATATTCCTATTTATGGATCAGAACTAACTCGTCAACTACTTGATTCAAACAGTGCATCTACCATGGCTGATATGCATATTTGGTTACAAGATGAAAAATATACAAAGTATAGAGATGTCTATTCACAGTTTATTTTTTACAAACCAACCCATACTTTTGATATTAATATTGAACAATCTATTAAATTAGGAAAAAATGAAGCAATAATATATTATCCAGGTCCCACTCATACCTATGATAATCTCGTTGTCTATCTACCAAAACAAAAAATTCTTTTTGGTGGATGTATGATTTTCAATGCAAATGCCAAGAAAATGGGGTATGTAAAAGATGGGAATATAGAAGAATGGTCTAAATCCTTAGAATATTTAAAAGAAAGATTCCCTGATATAAAAACGGTTATCCCTGGTCATGGAAGTCCTGGCGATTCCACACTAATCGCTCACACCAAAGAGATAATAGACGCATCAAAATAAAATAAGAGAGGGCAAAATGCCAAATATAGAAATCTTAACTTTGAACCAGAAAATGCCAAATGGGAACATACTGATTCATCCAACCATCATATATAATGACAATGACTTAGTTTTGTGTGATACAGGTTATCCAAACCAAGAGGATCAAATAGAAAAAGAGCTCAATCGTCTTGGCTTCTCCCTCAAGGATATTACAAAAATCATCATAACTCACCATGATCATGATCATGTTGGATCACTGAAAGCTATAAAGGATAAATACAATACTATCACCATAATCTCATCTGAAAACGAAGCTATGTACATTGAGAATCAAAGGAAATCTCTTAGATTGTCACAAGCTATTGAGTATAATAAGACTCTGGATGAAGAACATGCAAATTTTGGACGTCAATTTGTCACTTATTTAAAATCTATTAAAAGCTGTAAAGTTGATCAAAAGGTAGAAGAAGGAGATTACATTATACCTGGTTTACAAGTCATAGCTACACCTGGACATACTCCAGGACACCTTTCCTTTTATGATGAGAATAGTGAGACCTTTATTGCAGGTGATTCCTTAGCTATTGAAGATAATAAATTAGTAATAGCTAACCCAGAGTTCACCCTCGACAAAGAAGGATGTATTCAAAGCATAAATAAAATAGCCAAAATGGAACCTAAGAAAATAATATGTTACCATGGTGGAGTTATGGAAGGAGATTTGGCTACCTTATTAAGTGATTATCTAGATTGATACAATCTTAAGATTTCTTATACTACTTTTTTAGTAAACAACTTTCTGATTTGTATTGTTATATGATTATAAAATAGGAGTTGTATATGTTAAGAAAAAATCATGCATTAATCGCTGGAATAGCCTTGTTGTTAATGTCAATCATGGCACCTATTGCTATTTTTGGAATATTAGGTGGCTTAATTGATTATGAAAACGCCAGACAAACTGCACAAAATATCATTGATAACGAAGAAAGTTATAGACTAGCTATTACTTTCTTATTTTTTGTGGCAACCTCAGATATAATAGTGGGCTGGTCATTGTATTATTTCTTTAAAGAAGACTCACCTACCTTATCTGGACTAGCTTGTATATTTCGCATTAGCTATGGAGTGCTCTTCCTAGTTGCCCTATCACCTCTTCTGCAAATACTGAATCTACTTGAACAAGCTAGCTGGGCATCCATTGTTGATCAAGTATTGTTAAAATTGCAAGCATTTCAAAGTTTCTGGGATCTGACCTTAATAATCTTCTCTTTTCATCTCTTATTAATAGGAATTATTCTAATTAATATAAAAGCTATGAAAAGATTACTTGGTATCCTTGTCGTGATTGCTGGATTAGGATACCTGATAGATGGTTTGGGACAAATAATATCATCTAACTACCATATTGAAATATCCGTTTATACTTTTTTAGGAGAAATATTATTAATGATCTGGCTCCTTATACAAAGTTTTAAGAAAAGTAATTAAATAGGAATGGAGTGTGTTGGTCACAATTTTAAGTGTAAAAGGTGTATCTGAATGTTAGAAGAATTCCTCAGAATAGCAAAATTTTTAAATGATAAACTTAATTTAACGCCGCTACTGTATGGATCTCTTGGTCTTGAGATATTAATTAAAGAAGATCTAAGTCCTCAAGATATCGACTTTCTAATACCAGAAATATTCATCAAAGGCAAATGGGTTATATTAAAAACATTGATTGAGGATATAGGATATCATCTAGTGGATTTACACGAACATGAATTTTTTAATGGAGAGTATCAAATAGCTTTTGCGGAAATCGAAGGCCTTGAAAAAGATATTAATGTCAGACCAAATCAAATAAAAACACATCAAAAATCGGGAGTAACCTATAAGCTTCTTAATTTGGAACAATATTTGTTAGCCTATGAATATTCTTCAAAAGATGGATATCGTAGAAATAAAAATGATAATAAAGAATTCGCAAAGATTGATAAAATCAAGTCGCGACTCTCAATAATTGGTGAAAGTTAATGCGTCAAGTTAATCCCATCAGGTTCTTCCTTCTACTCTTTTTACTTACCCAATGTGATGGAGTTATTGCACAAAGAACAATATCACCAGACTCTATCTTGCATCCCAGCCCTACCCCTTTCTCCCTGGATGGCCAAAGTGCTGTTTATTGTAAACGTATACTCCGTAACAATTTTATTCTGGAATTACAGGATGATGGAAAATACACAACAATTATGGTTAAGACAGTACAAGCTCAATTCCTGAATTGGGATACAACTTATCCACTGGGAATGCAAAAACGTTATGATATTTTAATTAATGGTCATAAACTTGATTGGAATAAGACATATATACAATATGGAAAGGAAATGATTAATCTACGAGTCCTTTTTACTTACAAAAACCAGCAATTACCTGAAGACTTGGAGAAATACAAATTAGGAGAAGATTTCTAATAATATGATTGAAGGTCCTGAAGATATCCCCAAAACAGTAAATAGAACAGAAGCCTTCCATAGGATTATCCCTCCTGAGGAGATCAAATATCTTCAAGGGATATGTCATTCTCGATACATTAAAAAAAATGATTTTTTTATTAAGCAAGGGGATACATTAAGTCCTATGGCTATAATAAATAAGGGACTCTTTAGAGTCTATTGTGTTGATTATGAAGGTAATGACAAGACTTTAGCTTTTCGTAAGGAAGAACAATTTCTGTCTGGCTATACGCCGATTTTAAAGAATCAGCCCATATGGTATTCCATTCAAGCCCTGGAAGATTCCTTGATTAGTTACATTGAATTTGAACAATATTCTACATTACTTAAAAAAAACTTCTGCTGGGTAGAATTATCACACCATTATGTAATAGGGCTTTTTATGGAAAAGGAAGAAAGAGAAAGATCCTTACTAATGGATGATGCTCTGACTAGATATAGGAATTTCACACAAACCTTTCCTGATTATACCAATAGAATTAGCCAATATCACATAGCTTCTTATCTGGGAATAACTCCCTCTTCTCTTAGTAGAATTAGAGCCAACAGTAAAAATAATTAATTGTCATAAGACAATGAACTCAGGCTTCAGCCTCTATAATATTGTTCCCATCAAGGAGGAACAAATGAATCATACATTTGTCACAGGGGCAACAGGTTTTGTAGGGATCAATCTAGTTAATCAATTACTGGAACAACAATGGAAGATTACCGCATTACATCTCCCCCAGGAAGATACTAGCCAATTACCAAAACATTTTGATTTACAATGGGTCGAAGGTAATGTTTTGGATAGATCCTCATTAATAAAGGTAATGCCACAAGAGGAGATAGTCATTTTCCATCTGGCAGGAGATACAAGCATGTGGAAAAAGTACAAAGAAAGACAGTATAACATTAATGTATTAGGCACACGTAACATCGTTAAAACAGCTCTCTTAACCAAAGCTAAGAAGCTTATCTACACTTCATCCATATCAGCCTACGGCTATCATCGTGTTAGAGTTACAGAAACAACCACATCAAACGCTTTGACCTGTGGGATGAATTACAACAGGTCAAATAGTATGTGATGATAGTAAAGCCAAGAAAGAACTTGATTACCAACACTCCTCATTGAATCAGATATTATTTGATTCCTACTCTTGGTTACAAAAAGAAGGTTTACTATGAAGATAGTGGATGTAGAACAGGAACCTTTGCACAAAGAAGTATATCGTAATCAAAATCTGAGAATATACAGAACCATACTACAACCAGGACAAAAAACTCTTATTCACAAACACAGCCATAACACAATATACATAGTTGTACAGGGGGGTAAAATGTTGGAACAACCATTAAAAAAACATTCCCCATCCCCTCAAAAAATAATTTCTTTTATCAAACTAAAATACCTTGGTGAATTGCTTTTTCAGAAGTTGTTTCATAACTACATTAATTTAGAGACTGGTTTTACTTTTTATTTACCTAGCAAGAAATATCCCATCACACATACAGCCACAGCTTCTCCTGATAATAAGAAAGCGGTTGAATTATTAGGTATCGAAATATTATAAACCTGTTAGAACTAGTTTAATAAAGAAAGCCCAGATTAAGGAAAATGTACAAGATAGTAAGGTACCAATTAGTACATATTCTGCAAATTTTTTATTATCTAGTTCTTTGAAACGGGTAACACCCTTTGCTGTTAGGATAAAGGCTATTAGATTATAATTTCCAGTGATGACAAAACTAAAGAATAATATTCGTTCTACGACACCAATAATTTTTCCTCTACTCAACTCCTTACGATCTACTTCAATATTTTCATTCGGATCTGATGATTTTGGTTCTGTTTTAATAAGTCCCAAGATATAGCGAATTATATTATTCATTTCATTAGTCAGTATTAAAACAGCAAAGATATAAATGATAATCATTTTCCATACGGATCCAGTGAGGCTTCGTAATAGGATATTATGAGTGCTTATTGCACGGAGGATTCTTAATAAATAAGGGTTAAAAGACAGACAGGGATCAAGGATGCCAAACAGAAAACTACTAATGACAACAATAAATCCTAATTCCAGTATGCGGATGAGAAACATATCATCTATTTTTTTTCTTAACAGAATGCTTCCCCCATGGTAGCCAAGAAGGAAAATAAACATTGCAATCAAGGCTGACACACTAATAATTGGTAGAAAAAGCGAAATTTCTAATATAATTATAATCCAGATAGGATCTTTTTGAGATGATGGATCATCATTCCAATTAAACAATAATCTAGGAGTGAGAAAGCAAAGTAAAAAATAGATATACCCTATACTAATCATTGTTTTTCCAAAGTAAATTTATTTGTTGATCTAAGGACTTCATATATTCTAGATATCCCTTCAGCTTTTGAGTCTCCATGATTTTATAGACTCCCCTTTCTGAAATATTTATTTCATCTGCTATGACTTTTACCGCTTTCTCTTCAATTAAATTCTGAAAAATATGCATGGTGTTAGGCTTCCAGTCATTCATGAAAGACATCACAAGTTTTAAACTCTCATTAATAAACAGTAACCCATCCCCCTTCCTTTCATAAAACTGCAGGAGATTCATTTTCTCCTTCTTCATTCCTTCAAGACCGTCTCTCGCTAGATAAAAGGCAGGACCATCCATACCGATAGATTCTATCTCATTAATCTCTGTAAGTATTTCATCACGTCCGATAGCGACCCTTACCTGATAAGGGTACAAGTGGTGCATGATGTTAAAGATATCCCATATCAATCCCTCACAATTTTTATATAGAGCTTGAAACTCATCCCCCAAAGTTATTGTAAAAGGAGATATGATATTTGTCCTTAAGGAATTTATAGTTGCTAGTTTTTCTTTTAAATCTTCCTGAAAGGCATATCTATCTTCAATTTCTTTAGAACCGACAATATCAGCTATAATGGCTATCAACTTCATATACATATTGTAGTTAATTAGTTCATTTCATGTCAATTGTACTTTTTTAGTTCATTTTGTTTATTTTGTACTTATTTACTACAGAACAACGATTTTTCCAATAGAACATCAGATATAATTCTTATCAAAAGAATTACCATTAACTTAACCTAAATATAACAAAGGCATGATATAATAACTCCAATGTTTCCAATATGCATTAAAACACAATTCTCAAAGGAGCTAAAATGAAAAGATTATTCCATGGAATGATACTTACAGCTACTGTAATTGCAATCATTAGTTGCAACAGTATGAGTGATGAAATGACTAAGGATCTGCCACCAAACAAACCAACAGGTGTTAAGTCAGAATTTATTGTCGAGGTACCAGCTGTTACTGATCCACTACCAGCCGTCGATTTTATGAATAGAAATGATGGAAATGGAAGATTTTATCGTGACAAAAATCCAGTGGATTATAACCTGAGAGGAATTAATCAGATTTGGCAAGGCACTACAGAGCAATGGCAGACAACAGCAGGAGATTATACAAGAGAAGCCAATGGATACAAAGCGGGAGATGGACCTGGTCCTGATGATTATGTTCCAGCAGGAACAGAGATTAAAGATCCGGCATCATGGAAGGCTAACATACAATATGTTGTCAAAGTAACAAACAACAGGAGTGAA is from Spirochaeta cellobiosiphila DSM 17781 and encodes:
- a CDS encoding RNHCP domain-containing protein; its protein translation is MSRYDKSNINYTQTFICQKCGQTVSPIEFGSEHRNHCPYCLYSRHMDMKPGDRRSGCRGLMKPISIWVKSNKEWSLIHRCEKCGFIRPTRIAGDDNEVLLLTLAVQAITMLPFPVEGTLNSIISSSIVGAHNELR
- a CDS encoding GNAT family N-acetyltransferase, giving the protein MKITTMTMNDYPAAYQIWTQAEGVGLRTLDDSEAGIQKFLERNPNTNFVCKVEDNLVGTILCGHDGRRAYIYHALVAEEYRSRGIGRNLVNKLIQALKEEGITKVGLVVYTNNNQGNLFWEKLGFDQREDLYYRNKVINQNNK
- a CDS encoding MBL fold metallo-hydrolase, yielding MSKKVKFCIILIIQTLTFTSCITNGTNPKYKLSEELQISKIKKDTYLVTHSYPWPANSLLVLMNSKYILWIDTPYTPEATAQVLKWIDEEIGSGYSLVEINTGFHIDNLGGNQELIKRNIPIYGSELTRQLLDSNSASTMADMHIWLQDEKYTKYRDVYSQFIFYKPTHTFDINIEQSIKLGKNEAIIYYPGPTHTYDNLVVYLPKQKILFGGCMIFNANAKKMGYVKDGNIEEWSKSLEYLKERFPDIKTVIPGHGSPGDSTLIAHTKEIIDASK
- a CDS encoding MBL fold metallo-hydrolase; this translates as MPNIEILTLNQKMPNGNILIHPTIIYNDNDLVLCDTGYPNQEDQIEKELNRLGFSLKDITKIIITHHDHDHVGSLKAIKDKYNTITIISSENEAMYIENQRKSLRLSQAIEYNKTLDEEHANFGRQFVTYLKSIKSCKVDQKVEEGDYIIPGLQVIATPGHTPGHLSFYDENSETFIAGDSLAIEDNKLVIANPEFTLDKEGCIQSINKIAKMEPKKIICYHGGVMEGDLATLLSDYLD
- a CDS encoding DUF4386 domain-containing protein, whose translation is MLRKNHALIAGIALLLMSIMAPIAIFGILGGLIDYENARQTAQNIIDNEESYRLAITFLFFVATSDIIVGWSLYYFFKEDSPTLSGLACIFRISYGVLFLVALSPLLQILNLLEQASWASIVDQVLLKLQAFQSFWDLTLIIFSFHLLLIGIILINIKAMKRLLGILVVIAGLGYLIDGLGQIISSNYHIEISVYTFLGEILLMIWLLIQSFKKSN
- a CDS encoding Crp/Fnr family transcriptional regulator: MIEGPEDIPKTVNRTEAFHRIIPPEEIKYLQGICHSRYIKKNDFFIKQGDTLSPMAIINKGLFRVYCVDYEGNDKTLAFRKEEQFLSGYTPILKNQPIWYSIQALEDSLISYIEFEQYSTLLKKNFCWVELSHHYVIGLFMEKEERERSLLMDDALTRYRNFTQTFPDYTNRISQYHIASYLGITPSSLSRIRANSKNN
- a CDS encoding NAD-dependent epimerase/dehydratase family protein, whose translation is MNHTFVTGATGFVGINLVNQLLEQQWKITALHLPQEDTSQLPKHFDLQWVEGNVLDRSSLIKVMPQEEIVIFHLAGDTSMWKKYKERQYNINVLGTRNIVKTALLTKAKKLIYTSSISAYGYHRVRVTETTTSNALTCGMNYNRSNSM
- a CDS encoding SatD family protein — encoded protein: MKLIAIIADIVGSKEIEDRYAFQEDLKEKLATINSLRTNIISPFTITLGDEFQALYKNCEGLIWDIFNIMHHLYPYQVRVAIGRDEILTEINEIESIGMDGPAFYLARDGLEGMKKEKMNLLQFYERKGDGLLFINESLKLVMSFMNDWKPNTMHIFQNLIEEKAVKVIADEINISERGVYKIMETQKLKGYLEYMKSLDQQINLLWKNND